In one Bradyrhizobium cosmicum genomic region, the following are encoded:
- a CDS encoding SDR family oxidoreductase, which translates to MSTALFDLSGRTALVTGSSRGLGRAIAEGMAKAGAKIIINGVDPKRVEQAVADFRAAGHQAEGAAFNVTDEPAIVAAFDDFDKKGIAVDILVNNAGIQHRKPLVEFTTDEWRKVIETNLTSAFVIGREAAKRMIPRKHGKIINIGSLGSELARPTIAPYTAAKGGIKNLTRSMAVEWAQHGITANAIGPGYMLTDMNEALVNNTEFNSWLMGRIPSKRWGKPDELVGAAIFLASEASTYVNGQIIYVDGGMIAAM; encoded by the coding sequence ATGAGCACCGCCTTGTTCGACCTCTCCGGCCGCACCGCACTCGTCACCGGCTCCTCCCGCGGCCTCGGCCGCGCCATTGCCGAGGGCATGGCGAAAGCCGGCGCAAAGATCATCATCAACGGCGTCGATCCCAAGCGCGTCGAGCAGGCCGTCGCCGATTTTCGTGCCGCCGGTCATCAGGCCGAAGGCGCCGCGTTCAACGTCACCGACGAGCCAGCGATCGTCGCCGCCTTCGACGACTTCGACAAGAAGGGCATTGCCGTCGACATTCTCGTCAACAATGCCGGCATCCAGCATCGCAAGCCGCTGGTGGAGTTCACCACAGACGAATGGCGCAAGGTGATCGAAACCAACCTCACTAGCGCCTTCGTGATCGGCCGCGAGGCGGCCAAGCGCATGATCCCGCGCAAGCACGGCAAGATCATCAATATCGGCTCGCTCGGCAGCGAGCTCGCGCGCCCCACCATTGCGCCCTACACCGCCGCCAAGGGCGGCATCAAGAACCTGACCCGCTCGATGGCGGTGGAATGGGCCCAGCACGGCATCACGGCCAACGCGATCGGCCCCGGCTACATGCTCACCGACATGAACGAGGCGCTGGTCAACAACACCGAGTTCAACAGCTGGCTGATGGGCCGCATCCCCAGCAAGCGCTGGGGCAAGCCGGACGAGCTGGTCGGCGCGGCGATCTTCCTCGCGTCGGAGGCCTCGACCTATGTCAACGGCCAGATCATCTATGTCGATGGCGGCATGATCGCCGCGATGTAA
- a CDS encoding mandelate racemase/muconate lactonizing enzyme family protein has product MKITSIETLRTEEFSNVIWVRVHTDTSMIGLGETFYGAGAVEAQIHDTFAGRLLGRNPLHIEAIHRDMLNLPMAQSSTGVEYRAASAIDIALWDLFGKVCNQPVHQMLGGLCRDKQRIYNTCAGTQYVRSTNISPVANWNLGASKGPYEDLDGFMNHADALAESLLESGISAMKIWPFDPAAQENKGLYITAAQMKQALEPFEKIRKAVGDKMEIMVELHSLWNLPTAKQIARAIEPYKPTWYEDPIRMNSPQALAEYARSTDVWVCASETLGSRFPYKDMLDRDAMHVVMADLCWTGGLTEGRKIAAMAETYHRPFAPHDCIGPIGFIAAIHMSFSQPNTLIQESVRAFYRGWYNELVTTMPTIKDGFVYPMEGPGLGVDLLPAVFDRSDLTVRRSNV; this is encoded by the coding sequence GTGAAGATCACGTCGATCGAGACGCTGCGTACCGAGGAATTCTCCAACGTCATCTGGGTTCGCGTTCACACCGACACGAGCATGATCGGTCTCGGCGAAACCTTCTACGGCGCAGGCGCGGTCGAAGCGCAGATCCACGACACCTTTGCCGGCCGCCTGCTCGGCCGCAATCCCCTGCATATCGAAGCCATCCATCGCGACATGCTGAACCTGCCGATGGCGCAGTCATCGACCGGCGTCGAATATCGCGCGGCCTCCGCGATCGACATCGCGCTGTGGGACCTGTTCGGCAAGGTCTGCAATCAACCGGTGCACCAGATGCTCGGCGGCCTCTGCCGCGACAAGCAGCGCATCTACAACACCTGCGCCGGCACGCAATATGTCCGCTCGACCAATATCAGTCCGGTCGCCAACTGGAATCTCGGCGCCTCCAAGGGGCCGTACGAAGACCTCGACGGCTTTATGAACCACGCTGATGCACTGGCCGAAAGCCTGCTGGAAAGCGGCATCTCCGCGATGAAGATCTGGCCGTTCGATCCGGCGGCCCAGGAGAACAAGGGACTCTACATCACCGCCGCGCAGATGAAGCAGGCGCTCGAGCCGTTCGAAAAAATCCGCAAGGCCGTCGGCGACAAGATGGAGATCATGGTCGAGCTCCATTCGCTCTGGAACCTGCCGACCGCCAAGCAGATCGCGCGCGCGATCGAGCCCTACAAGCCGACCTGGTACGAAGACCCGATCCGCATGAACTCGCCGCAGGCGCTGGCCGAATATGCGCGGTCGACCGACGTCTGGGTCTGCGCCAGCGAGACGCTTGGCTCGCGCTTCCCCTACAAGGACATGCTCGACCGCGACGCCATGCATGTGGTGATGGCCGATTTGTGCTGGACCGGCGGCCTCACCGAGGGCCGAAAGATCGCGGCGATGGCCGAGACCTATCACCGGCCCTTCGCACCGCACGATTGCATCGGCCCGATCGGCTTCATCGCGGCCATCCACATGTCGTTCAGCCAGCCCAACACGCTGATCCAGGAATCGGTGCGCGCCTTCTACAGGGGCTGGTACAATGAGCTCGTGACCACGATGCCGACGATCAAGGACGGTTTCGTCTATCCGATGGAAGGACCCGGCCTCGGCGTCGACCTCCTGCCCGCGGTGTTCGATCGCAGCGATCTCACCGTGCGCCGCTCCAACGTCTGA